From the Halobacteriovorax sp. GB3 genome, the window AACAAAGCCTAGAACCCTTGCATGCAAGAAGGGGTGAGGATAGTCTTTGATAATCGCTTTATAATCATTTCCAAGACGATTTAAGTGTTCTTTTGGATTCCCATAGAGAGGATCGCAAAGGATTGGCTTTTTCAAAAGTTCGCTTAAGTGGACTCTAATCTGATGAGTTCGCCCCGTCTCTAGAGTCATTTGCATATGAGAAAAAGAGTTGAAGTACTCGAGGACTTTATAATGAGTTAAGGCCCTTTTACCACCTTTAACATCACAAGCTTGCTTAAGCCTATTTTGTGGATGACGCCCAATTGTTGATTCAAGTGTTCCTTCACTTGGGATTTTTACACCCATGACTAAGCATTCATAACGTCTTTCAATATCGTGAGAAGAAAAAAGTCTTACGAGTCCTTCGTGAGTTTTTTGGTCCTTAGCTACGACCATGACACCACTTGTGCCTTTGTCTAATCGATGAACGATACCTGGTCTTTTTTGATCTCCAACCCCTTTAATGTCTTTGCAGTGGTGAAGGATGGCATTGACCAGTGTTCCTGTATAATTTCCTGGAGCTGGATGAACGACCATGCCTGCTGGCTTATTAATCAAGACGAGATGCTCGTCTTCGTAAACGATTTCAAGAGGAATGTCCTCTGGTTGCGCATCTGCAGGTCTTGGTGGAGGGATGATAATTTGAATTTTACATCCCTTTGGTGGGATCTTTTTTAATTCAAGTTTTTTAGTATGTGAAAAGCCTTCAACATAAGAGATAAGGCCCTTATCAAAAAGGGCCTTTATAAATGAACGACTTTGGTCTTTTAAATGTTTACTTAAAAATTGATCGAGTCTTTTGAATTCAAAAATATCTTCGTCTTTGATTTCTAAAATAATCTCTTGCGCATTTTCTCTTTCTTCACTTTGAAGAAAGTCATCTATTAAATCGGACATATTGTCTAAGATTCCCCTCTGGCTTGCTTTAAAAGATAGAGGTATGACGTTGCGACGAGTTCTGGATTAAGCTTTAAGCATTTTGCATATTGATAAACGAAACCACGAACATAAACAGTTGCAGGTAGATTATCAAATTGCTCTTCTTCAATATTTCTAAGATATGTTTTAGAAACTTTTGTCATTTCAGCAAGGCGATTCATATCAACATTCTTGTATTCACGAATCTCTTTTAAGAATTCACCAGGGAACTCATTCGCTTGCTCAATTCTTTCTTCAAAATCAGAATTCTTGTCGTATTCCAGAGAAAACTTTTTCGCTGCAACGATTTTAGTCATACTTGTTTCACGCTTTCTCTCGACAGCTTCGCGCATTTCATTTTCACGTCGCTCGAGTTCACGCTTTCTAATCTCTTCAATTCCAACAGTCTCTATACCACGAGCATCATTGTACTGTGAGCGTTTGGCAGGATCGCTGAGAATTGTATAAGCCTCTTCAATTAATCCAAGGATTTTCTCACATTCATCTTTCGACATGAGAGAATACAAGGCCAAGCTATCTTGCCCATAGGCTGATTTAGCCTGCATGTAACCTTGGTGAATTTCTTCTTGAGTTGCCGTCGTTGGAACCTCAAGAACTTCATAGTAGTTTTTGTTAGTACTTTCCATGTCTAACCCCAATTATATTTTTAGTTGTTTAACTTTAAAAGTTTATGAACAATTTGATCAAAGTTGTTCACTAGGGCAGAGTTTGGAAATTCCATAAGAAGAGGTCTTCTCTTTTTTACACTTTGCCAAACTGTTGCATCGTAGTTCAGATAACCTGCATAATCGAGATTGATTCCAAAGTACTTTTTGCAGATGATCTTCATAGAAAAACCAATATCAATATCAGCTTGAGTTCTAACTTGATTGATAATCAATCTCGGTTGTAGTTTTTGGATTTCCATTTGAAGTCTTCGACCCATATCTGGATTTTGCTCAATAACTCTTTGAATTAGGTCTGCAGGTGTCGCATTTTGCGATATTTTTGCATTCATGATTTGATCGATCATTGGACCAATTTCAAGGAGGTCCTCTGCCATGGCCAATTTTCTATGGAAGACAGACTTGATGAAACGATAAGTGTTCTCAATAGACGTTGGTTCAGGAAGGGCCACGAGAATTCCCTGATCAGCAGAGATAAAGAAATCAAGTGTGTTAAAAGTCGTTCCTGCTCCTAAATCGAGGAGAATATAATCAGCATCAAGTTCAGTTAGCTTAGAGAGGATCTTGTTTTTTTGCATCTGCTTGAGATTGGCAATTCCAACATCGTCTTGCGCTCCACTGATAATGGATAGGTTTTCAATTGGTGTTTGAGTTAAAAGTTCATTAAGGTTCTTAACTTTTTTAGTAAGATAATCGGACAATGTTTTTTCAGGAATTGGTACACCTAGAGTTGTATGGAGGTTTGCCCCACCAAGGTCTAGGTCGATCGTAACGACTTTGTAGCCAACGAGAGCCAGACAAATTGAAAGGTTTGCCGTGACTAAACTTTTTCCTACGCCACCTTTTCCTCCACCGATGGCCCAGATTTTTTGTCTGCGCTGACCATCTAGAAGGTGACTTCCTGATTCATTAAATGGTGATATATGTGTCAAAACGTTACGCCTTGTGTTGAAGTTCTTCTCAATATTACAGATATTATAGGAACAAAAACACGGAATGTAAGGGGCTTAGAGAGAATTTTTTGAACGACCTTGCGTGGTGCGCCATCCATCTAGACGACTCGCATCTCTAAGTGTAGACTCGGCCACCGGGAATCTTAAAAAAATCTTGAGACTTGGGAGAGAGAGATGTTCGCTGAGAGCACGCGTTTACATAAAAGGTCAGATCTTCATATTGTGAGAAAGCTCTGGCACATCACATCGGGACTAGCTGGACTTTATGCTTATTATTCTGTGGGTCATGAGGCCAAGCAAGTAGGCGTCTTTCTGATGGGATTTGCTATTTTCGCTTTTATTGTCGAATTGATTCGTATTAAGGCCCCTGCTTTAAACTCTTCGATTTTAAAAGTGATGGGACCTTTTATGAGAGAGTCCGAAAGAAATAGTCTCAGTGGTCTTCCGTTCTTTGTTTCTGGTGTTGGTCTTTCTCTCTATCTCTTTGATGAAGAGATTGCGATCCTTTCAATATTCTTTCTAACTTTTTCAGATCCTCTTTCTTCCCTTGTTGGAATCTTATATGGGAAAGATAAAATCTTACCGAACAAGTCATTACAGGGAAGCGTTGCAGGTTTTATCTGTTGCTACTTTTGTACATTGATTTATGGACTTAACTTTTTAGAACCAAATGTTGATCTCTTAATCTTTGCAACGTTTGCAGGAGTTATTGGATCTGTCTCTGAATTGTGCTCTGTTTTTATTGATGACAACTTTACCATTCCTGTTATTTCAGGACTTGGTTTAACGTTACTTAATAATTTTGTACCTATTTTTTAGTGGCCGACTTTTTCAAATTTTTCTAATTGCTCAAACTCTTTAATAGCAGAGACGACAATAAGGTCTTCATTAAAAGGGTTCTCATCTCTTAGGAGTATGTCGAGCATATAGATTCTTTCATTAAGAGAGTCATTTTCCAAAAGAAGTTGCCTTAGTTCCTTATCTTGAATGAGAAACATACAAATGTAATCGACGACATGATAAATAGAACTAAGAGTTCTTAGGAATGCCTCGCGCTCAATACTGTCTGGTATATTTTGGTGGAGCCATTCATCGAGAATCGTTTTGAGTCTTGCTATATGGCGACTTTGAGATGAAGCAACATTACTTCGATCGTAGTATCTTTCAACAGAGTAGACCGGATAGGGAAGATGTTGTTCCTGATGCATGAGTTGAACTCTTCCAACTCCTCGAATTAAAATTTTGAGACTACCATCGTCGAGCTCTTCTAGGATAATAGGTTTACCAATGCCACAAATATTTTTTGGTTTGAGCCTTCCCGTATTATAGAAAGTATCTGTATCGGCCATGGCGATGCCTAGTGGCGTGTTGTTTTCGATACAATCATAAATGAGCTGAACATAAAGTGGTTCAACGACAAAAAGTGGCAACGAAGTATTTGGAAAAAATACAACATTTGGGATTGGCAGAATGGGAATGTTTTCAAGTGCATCTTCCATATATATGATTGTAAAGGTGATTGATTGCCAGATGGAGAGAATCTTCTCATATTGCATAATAACCGTTATTTAAGAGTCTAAGCTTGAAAACGAGGTAATTAATTGAGAGAATTCAGCTGGTCGTTAATAAAGAGTTGTTTTTATAATGAGGATTTCTTTTATGTTGCGTAATATTCATAAGTTGAGACCAACATTCGTCTATAAAATTTGGGGTGGGGTTAAACTTGAGTCAAAACTCAAGGAATCTCAAAGCTTAAGTGCCTCAAATAATCCTCTTGGGGAGACTTGGGAAGTTTCGATTCACCCTGATGGACCATGTTTTTTAGAAGATGGTTCAATGCTAAGTGAGCATGTGGATCAAAAACAACTACCTTACCTGATAAAGTTTATCGATACCTCTGAGAATCTCTCTGTTCAAGTTCACCCTAATGACGACTATGCTAAACGTGTAGAAAAGGGGAGTGGAAAGACTGAGTGTTGGATTATTACTGAAGCACAGGCGGGGGCAGGGATCTATTTAGGTTTCAAAAAGGGCATTAACCCTAGTGACTTCAAAGATGCAGTTTTAAAAAGTGAAGATCTTTCGGCCTTTCTCCAGTTTCACGAAGTCTCCTCTGGTGATTTTTTCTATGTACCGGCTGGCTCTGTACATGCCATTGGTGAAGGCGTTACTTTGTTAGAAGTTCAACAAAGCTCTGGGATAACTTATCGTGTTTGGGATTGGAATCGTGTTGATAAAGAAGGTAAGGGAAGAGAGCTGCATATTGATAAGGCCATGGACGTCTTAAACTTCGATGAAAATGCCAATACTTTAGAATTCTTTAAAACAAAGAAAGAGCTTTTCAAAATGAGCGGATGTGAGTCGATTGTTGAACATAGAGATTTCAATGTC encodes:
- a CDS encoding type I phosphomannose isomerase catalytic subunit, which encodes MLRNIHKLRPTFVYKIWGGVKLESKLKESQSLSASNNPLGETWEVSIHPDGPCFLEDGSMLSEHVDQKQLPYLIKFIDTSENLSVQVHPNDDYAKRVEKGSGKTECWIITEAQAGAGIYLGFKKGINPSDFKDAVLKSEDLSAFLQFHEVSSGDFFYVPAGSVHAIGEGVTLLEVQQSSGITYRVWDWNRVDKEGKGRELHIDKAMDVLNFDENANTLEFFKTKKELFKMSGCESIVEHRDFNVDLRNMNSGEKSFIKNSGKYLTSLVCLKGELTIKVENEEKTLKAYESMIISDTIKDIEILASGSSSYVVVN
- a CDS encoding diacylglycerol/polyprenol kinase family protein gives rise to the protein MFAESTRLHKRSDLHIVRKLWHITSGLAGLYAYYSVGHEAKQVGVFLMGFAIFAFIVELIRIKAPALNSSILKVMGPFMRESERNSLSGLPFFVSGVGLSLYLFDEEIAILSIFFLTFSDPLSSLVGILYGKDKILPNKSLQGSVAGFICCYFCTLIYGLNFLEPNVDLLIFATFAGVIGSVSELCSVFIDDNFTIPVISGLGLTLLNNFVPIF
- a CDS encoding RluA family pseudouridine synthase produces the protein MSDLIDDFLQSEERENAQEIILEIKDEDIFEFKRLDQFLSKHLKDQSRSFIKALFDKGLISYVEGFSHTKKLELKKIPPKGCKIQIIIPPPRPADAQPEDIPLEIVYEDEHLVLINKPAGMVVHPAPGNYTGTLVNAILHHCKDIKGVGDQKRPGIVHRLDKGTSGVMVVAKDQKTHEGLVRLFSSHDIERRYECLVMGVKIPSEGTLESTIGRHPQNRLKQACDVKGGKRALTHYKVLEYFNSFSHMQMTLETGRTHQIRVHLSELLKKPILCDPLYGNPKEHLNRLGNDYKAIIKDYPHPFLHARVLGFVHPITKEKIRYEVEPPELFQKVLNYAKSELKDD
- a CDS encoding LON peptidase substrate-binding domain-containing protein, giving the protein MEDALENIPILPIPNVVFFPNTSLPLFVVEPLYVQLIYDCIENNTPLGIAMADTDTFYNTGRLKPKNICGIGKPIILEELDDGSLKILIRGVGRVQLMHQEQHLPYPVYSVERYYDRSNVASSQSRHIARLKTILDEWLHQNIPDSIEREAFLRTLSSIYHVVDYICMFLIQDKELRQLLLENDSLNERIYMLDILLRDENPFNEDLIVVSAIKEFEQLEKFEKVGH
- a CDS encoding AAA family ATPase, which gives rise to MTHISPFNESGSHLLDGQRRQKIWAIGGGKGGVGKSLVTANLSICLALVGYKVVTIDLDLGGANLHTTLGVPIPEKTLSDYLTKKVKNLNELLTQTPIENLSIISGAQDDVGIANLKQMQKNKILSKLTELDADYILLDLGAGTTFNTLDFFISADQGILVALPEPTSIENTYRFIKSVFHRKLAMAEDLLEIGPMIDQIMNAKISQNATPADLIQRVIEQNPDMGRRLQMEIQKLQPRLIINQVRTQADIDIGFSMKIICKKYFGINLDYAGYLNYDATVWQSVKKRRPLLMEFPNSALVNNFDQIVHKLLKLNN
- a CDS encoding helix-turn-helix domain-containing protein, encoding MESTNKNYYEVLEVPTTATQEEIHQGYMQAKSAYGQDSLALYSLMSKDECEKILGLIEEAYTILSDPAKRSQYNDARGIETVGIEEIRKRELERRENEMREAVERKRETSMTKIVAAKKFSLEYDKNSDFEERIEQANEFPGEFLKEIREYKNVDMNRLAEMTKVSKTYLRNIEEEQFDNLPATVYVRGFVYQYAKCLKLNPELVATSYLYLLKQARGES